One part of the Quercus lobata isolate SW786 chromosome 7, ValleyOak3.0 Primary Assembly, whole genome shotgun sequence genome encodes these proteins:
- the LOC115953400 gene encoding zinc finger CCCH domain-containing protein 14-like, with product MDTRKRGRPEAAFNANGGFKKSKQEMDSLSGVGSKSKPCTKFFSTAGCPFGESCHFLHYVPGGYNAVAQMMNLAPAIPAATRNMSGPPPAIPNGSTPAVKTRLCNKYNTAEGCKFGDKCHFAHNEWELGKPIAPSHEDPRAMGPPMPGRMGARVEPHPAVPASSFGASATAKISVDASLAGAIIGKGGVNSKQICRQTGAKLSIRDHESDPNLRNIELEGTFEQIKEASAMVRQLIETVSLSGPPKSHGMMPGAAAPPGSNYKTKLCENFTKGSCTFGERCHFAHGAAELRKSGV from the exons AAATGGACTCCTTATCTGGTGTAGGAAGCAAATCGAAGCCATGCACCAAGTTTTTCAG CACTGCTGGATGTCCCTTTGGTGAGAGCTGTCACTTCCTGCACTATGTTCCTGGTGGCTATAATGCTGTAGCACAGATGATGAATCTAGCCCCTGCCATTCCTGCAGCTACTAGAAACATGTCAGGTCCTCCCCCAGCCATCCCAAATGGCTCTACACCTGCAGTTAAAACTCGCTTGTGCAACAAATATAATACTGCCGAAGGCTGCAAATTTGGTGACAAATGCCATTTTGCTCATAATGAGTGGGAACTAGGTAAGCCTATCGCTCCATCCCACGAAGATCCACGTGCCATGGGACCACCCATGCCAGGCCGTATGGGTGCTCGAGTGGAGCCACACCCAGCAGTCCCAGCCTCTAGCTTTGGTGCTTCAGCCACTGCCAAAATCAGTGTTGATGCATCTCTTGCTGGAGCCATCATTGGTAAGGGTGGGGTGAACTCCAAGCAGATTTGTCGCCAGACAGGAGCCAAGCTTTCAATTCGAGATCATGAGTCTGATCCCAATCTCAGGAACATTGAACTTGAGGGGACTTTTGAACAGATTAAGGAAGCAAGCGCCATGGTAAGACAGCTAATCGAGACTGTTTCATTGTCTGGTCCCCCAAAATCCCATGGAATGATGCCTGGGGCTGCGGCTCCGCCAGGAAGCAACTATAAGACTAAGCTGTGCGAAAATTTTACCAAAGGATCTTGCACCTTTGGAGAAAGATGTCACTTTGCTCATGGTGCTGCTGAATTGCGTAAGTCAGGAGTGTGA
- the LOC115953921 gene encoding 11 kDa late embryogenesis abundant protein-like gives MQSGKNAASSVKETAANVAASAKSGMEKSKATVQEKVERMTARDPLQKELATEKKEERKTQAELEKQQARQHNAAAKQMESTPAGGHTGYTNTNTTTGAGGPTSATYGGTTTGTHRVSATPGHGTGQGQHLGQVTVTHEGVVEESHPHPIGTRRTTTHNTSVEENNPPGSYGSGPGGNYS, from the exons ATGCAATCAGGAAAGAACGCAGCATCGTCCGTGAAGGAAACGGCGGCCAACGTAGCGGCCTCCGCTAAGTCTGGCATGGAAAAGAGCAAGGCCACTGTGCAGGAAAAG GTGGAAAGGATGACAGCCCGTGACCCATTGCAGAAAGAACTGGCGacagagaagaaggaagagaggaaaactCAAGCTGAATTGGAGAAGCAGCAGGCAAGACAGCACAATGCTGCAGCCAAACAAATGGAGAGCACTCCAGCTGGAGGGCATACTGGGTATACTAATACTAATACTACCACTGGTGCTGGTGGGCCCACTAGTGCCACGTACGGTGGGACCACAACTGGGACCCACCGTGTGTCAGCAACGCCGGGACATGGGACTGGACAGGGACAGCATTTGGGTCAAGTGACAGTGACTCATGAGGGTGTGGTGGAGGAGTCTCACCCCCACCCCATTGGGACCAGGAGGACCACAACCCATAATACCAGTGTGGAAGAGAATAATCCCCCAGGATCATATGGGTCTGGTCCTGGTGGCAACTACAGTTAA